A single region of the Cynocephalus volans isolate mCynVol1 chromosome 12, mCynVol1.pri, whole genome shotgun sequence genome encodes:
- the LOC134361217 gene encoding olfactory receptor 8U9: MSQINCTQVTEFILTGLTDHQELKMPLFVVFLFIYFFTVVGNLGLIIVIRTDARLNTPMYFFLSNLAFVDFCYSSVITPKMLGNFLYKQNTISFNACAAQLGCFLAFMTAECLLLASMAYDRYVAICNPLVYMVIMSPGICIQLVAAPYSYSFLVALFHAILTFHLSYCHSNIINHFYCDDMPLLRLTDSDTRSKQLWIFACAGVMFISSLLIVFVSYMFIISAILRMRSAEGRHKAFSTCGSHMLAVTIFYGTLIFMYLQPSSSHSLDTDKMASVFYTVIIPMLNPMIYSLRNKEVKEALKKVVISKNQAIVFKKLRK; this comes from the coding sequence ATGTCTCAGATAAATTGCACCCAAGTGACAGAGTTCATTCTCACGGGCCTCACAGATCACCAGGAATTGAAGATGCCCCTCTTTGTGGTTTTcttatttatctactttttcacAGTAGTAGGAAACCTGGGTTTGATCATAGTCATTAGAACAGATGCAAGACTCAATACACCAATGTACTTCTTCCTTAGCAATCTGGCTTTTGTTGATTTCTGTTACTCTTCTGTCATTACACccaaaatgcttggaaatttCTTGTACAAACAAAATACTATCTCTTTCAATGCATGTGCTGCTCAGTTAGGCTGTTTCCTGGCCTTCATGACAGCTGAGTGCTTGCTACTGGCTTCCATGGCCTATGACAGGTATGTGGCCATTTGCAACCCTCTCGTCTATATGGTCATAATGTCCCCGGGAATTTGCATTCAGCTTGTAGCTGCCCCCTATAGTTATAGCTTCTTAGTTGCACTATTTCATGCAATCCTcaccttccacctctcctattgCCACTCCAATATCATCAATCATTTCTATTGTGATGACATGCCACTCCTCAGGCTAACTGACTCAGACACTCGCTCCAAACAGCTATGGATCTTTGCCTGTGCTGGTGTCATGTTCATTTCCTCCCTTCTGATTGTCTTTGTCTCCTACATGTTCATTATTTCTGCCATCCTGAGGATGCGCTCAGCTGAGGGAAGACACAAGGCTTTCTCCACATGTGGCTCTCACATGCTGGCAGTCACCATATTCTATGGGACCCTGATCTTTATGTACTTACAGCCCAGCTCAAGCCATTCCCTGGACACAGATAAGATGGCCTCAGTCTTCTACACAGTGATCATTCCCATGTTGAACCCCATGATCTACAGCCTCCGGAACAAGGAGGTTAAAGAGGCTCTGAAGAAAGTTGTCATCAGTAAAAACCAGGCTATTGTGttcaagaaattaagaaagtga